In Festucalex cinctus isolate MCC-2025b chromosome 5, RoL_Fcin_1.0, whole genome shotgun sequence, a single genomic region encodes these proteins:
- the rpl35 gene encoding large ribosomal subunit protein uL29: MAKIKARDLRGKKKEELLKQLDDLKNELSQLRVAKVTGGAASKLSKIRVVRKSIARVLTVINQTQKENLRKFYKGKKYKPLDLRPKKTRALRRRLNKHEESLRTKKQQRKDLLYSIRKFAVKA; the protein is encoded by the exons ATG GCTAAGATCAAGGCAAGAGATTTGCGTGGCAAGAAGAAGGAGGAACTGCTCAAGCAGCTGGATGACCTGAAAAATGAATTGTCACAGCTTCGTGTGGCCAAAGTAACCGGCGGAGCTGCATCGAAGCTGTCGAAGAT TCGTGTTGTCCGCAAATCTATCGCCAGAGTCCTGACGGTCATCAACCAGACTCAAAAGGAGAATCTGAGGAAGTTCTACAAG gGCAAGAAGTACAAGCCCCTGGATCTGAGGCCCAAGAAGACCAGAGCTCTGCGTCGCCGCCTCAACAAACATGAGGAGAGTCTGCGCACAAAGAAACAGCAGAGGAAAGATCTCCTTTACTCGATCCGCAAATTTGCTGTCAAAGCTTGA
- the golga1 gene encoding golgin subfamily A member 1 isoform X3, whose translation MFAKLKKKIAEEAATAPRTGIRLPRTISKESITSMGADSGDDFASDGSSSRDDLPAQLLRRNDQIRKLEAKLSASIKKLQEQNEFHQANRAKIAEGMTLALDKKDQEWMKKLADVEKEKTALSARLDEMMEQSLTLFQKRDDMDELEGFQQQELAKVKHMLLRKEEQLGQRERDLQQQEAELHSAKQRLSETQGKLQALQKQLEESSRFTTELEIEREELLLLGEEADKKIGELEGQNQKLQLVIQQVSEDLQKSQSMVSISESSLRDLQTEHNALKLKQQKAAVSEEDKERVLGDLQKKVNSLERQLQGNLSQDDHLLELLQERSSLEQRLEESRTELLEFRTKHADTVSSSEAQVSKMTCSITELQTLLRHKDESSRSYRDRTDTQIATLEQQVQASCDRLKSAQQQIEVKEQQTEKLQGEWNAEKAFLDQQLCLLKQHNLEKQNRLEETITSLQTDKHAMQDTMADLMRQRDQANVQLRQQMEDLEQCKVELVGRQTVSTEIAKALEESRRQREELQTQVEVSTASLERLQQELSTVNEKLMLREKDLQRLREELQSRQASLAQLRDECEQLRLQREQIELDKDSQLAHLREELLSQTQQQDACQARISYLEVEVETLTEQLHSPAVCVEDYNGSVTVDDLDQTQKVNIELEQQLSDKNRTIKQLQQRMAELKRTLQKELKLKPEPEEEAKEKITESIVVKQETVCAELPPSSSPSFYTPNTTVTNTSDLNDSREINFEYLKHVVLKFMSSRDAEAYQLIRAVSVLLNFTHEEEDMLKQTLEYKMSWFGSKPSPKGIIRPSVSGSSTHWS comes from the exons CTTCCATAAAGAAACTTCAAGAGCAGAATGAGTTTCACCAGGCTAACAGAGCCAAAATTGCAGAAGGGATGACTCTAGCACTGGACAAAAAGGACCAG GAATGGATGAAGAAGTTGGCTGATGTGGAAAAG GAGAAGACGGCCTTATCAGCAAGACTCGATGAGATGATGGAGCAAAGCTTGACACTCTTCCAGAAAAGGGATGATATGGATGAACTGGAGGGCTTCCAGCAGCAGGAACTTGCTAAAGTTAAACACATG TTGCTGAGAAAGGAAGAACAGCTGGGCCAACGGGAGCGGGACCTCCAGCAGCAGGAGGCTGAACTTCATTCAGCGAAGCAAAGGCTTTCCGAAACTCAGGGGAAACTTCAAGCTTTACAAAAGCAACTTGAAGAGAGCTCCAGATTCACAACTGAGCTGGAAATTGAACG AGAGGAACTGCTGCTACTCGGAGAAGAGGCAGATAAGAAAATTGGTGAGTTGGAAGGACAAAACCAGAAGCTACAGTTGGTCATCCAGCAGGTCTCAGAAGACTTGCAGAAG tcacAGAGTATGGTGTCCATTTCAGAGAGCTCCCTCCGGGATCTTCAGACTGAACATAATGCCCTGAAGTTGAAACAacaaaag GCTGCTGTTAGTGAGGAGGACAAGGAGCGTGTCTTGGGGGACCTTCAGAAGAAGGTGAACTCTTTAGAGAGGCAATTGCAAGGAAACCTGAGCCAGGACGACCATCTTCTTGAGCTTCTCCAGGAG AGGTCCAGTCTTGAGCAAAGACTGGAAGAGTCCAGAACAGAACTACTAGAATTTCGGACAAAGCATGCTGATACAGTCAGTTCCTCGGAGGCACAG GTATCCAAAATGACGTGCAGCATTACAGAGCTCCAGACACTTCTCCGACATAAAGATGAATCCTCAAGGTCCTACCGAGACAGAACAGACACACAA aTAGCAACCCTGGAGCAGCAGGTTCAAGCAAGTTGTGATCGCCTTAAGAGTGCACAGCAGCAGATTGAAGTGAAAGAACAGCAGACAGAAAAATTG CAAGGAGAATGGAATGCAGAGAAAGCCTTTTTGGATCAGCAGTTGTGTTTGTTGAAGCAGCACAATCTAGAGAAGCAAAACAGGCTGGAGGAGACTATAACCTCTTTACAAACAGATAAACATGCAATGCAAGACACAATG GCTGACCTAATGAGGCAAAGAGATCAGGCAAATGTCCAACTGAGACAGCAGATGGAAGATCTGGAACAGTGCAAG GTGGAATTGGTCGGCAGACAGACAGTTAGCACTGAAATTGCCAAAGCTCTAGAAGAAAGCAGGCGGCAGAGAGAGGAACTACAAACACAG GTTGAGGTGTCAACCGCATCACTTGAGAGATTACAACAAGAATTGTCAACTGTCAATGAGAAGCTAATGTTGAGAGAAAAAGACCTCCAAAGACTACGTGAAG AACTGCAGAGTCGGCAGGCATCACTGGCCCAGCTCCGGGACGAATGTGAACAGCTGCGGCTGCAACGGGAGCAGATTGAGCTCGACAAAGACTCCCAGCTAGCTCACCTGAGAGAAGAGCTACTCAGCCAGACCCAACAGCAAGATGCTTGTCAGGCTCGG ATCTCATATTTAGAGGTGGAGGTAGAGACCCTGACTGAGCAGCTTCACAGCCCTGCTGTGTGCGTGGAGGACTACAATGGCAGCGTGACAGTGGATGAtctagatcaaactcagaaggTTAACATAGAGCTCGAGCAGCAGCTCAGTGACAAGAACAGG ACTATCAAACAGCTGCAGCAGCGAATGGCAGAACTAAAAAGAACGTTGCAAAAAGAACTG AAGCTGAAACCTGAGCCAGAAGAGGAAGCAAAGGAAAAGATCACAGAAAGCATTGTAGTAAAACAAGAAACGGTTTGTGCAGAATTGCCACCGTCGTCTAGTCCAAGTTTTTACACCCCAAACACCACAGTGACCAACACCTCAGACCTTAACGACTCAAGAGAAATCAACTTTGAATACTTGAAGCATGTTGTTCTCAAATTCATGTCATCCAGAGATGCTGAG GCATATCAACTCATACGAGCTGTGTCGGTGTTACTGAACTTCACCCACGAGGAAGAGGACATGTTAAAGCAAACCTTGGAGTATAAA ATGTCCTGGTTTGGCTCCAAGCCCTCTCCAAAGGGAATTATCCGGCCTTCAGTCTCAGGCTCTTCGACCCACTGGAGCTAA